The following proteins come from a genomic window of Acetomicrobium thermoterrenum DSM 13490:
- a CDS encoding Mrp/NBP35 family ATP-binding protein produces MNVNLEREQFEAMKARIREEALRTKGPLAMALKDIKHKIAILSGKGGVGKTVVTVNLASALKRRGYEVCIFDADLHGPAVPRALGLLGRMDVVSEHDHPGHHDLRLNPLTSSRGIKVVSVASMWASQEQPIMWKGAHKMRAIRQLIASVNWGKADFLLVDLPPGTGDEVQTVMRSIPELDGMLVVTTPQGVSAMVCSRAISAAKELDIPLLGLVENMSSLKCSACGEKMYPFGKGEGEKLARLMNIPFLGDIPIELDMGQCVDDGVPLVDKKPDSAFARTLDDIASKLTASLKKK; encoded by the coding sequence GTGAACGTTAACCTTGAAAGAGAACAATTCGAAGCCATGAAAGCGAGGATCAGAGAGGAGGCGCTCAGGACCAAAGGACCACTGGCAATGGCTTTAAAGGACATCAAGCACAAAATTGCCATATTGAGCGGCAAAGGCGGTGTCGGAAAGACCGTAGTAACCGTTAATTTGGCCTCGGCCTTGAAGAGGAGGGGCTATGAAGTCTGCATCTTTGATGCCGACCTTCACGGTCCCGCCGTTCCGAGGGCCTTGGGTTTGCTGGGAAGGATGGATGTGGTAAGCGAACACGATCATCCCGGACATCACGATCTCCGTCTCAATCCCTTGACTTCATCAAGGGGCATAAAGGTCGTTTCCGTGGCTTCCATGTGGGCGTCGCAAGAGCAACCCATAATGTGGAAGGGTGCTCACAAGATGCGCGCTATAAGGCAGCTCATAGCATCTGTAAATTGGGGAAAGGCCGACTTTCTGCTTGTAGACCTCCCTCCGGGCACGGGAGATGAGGTTCAAACAGTGATGAGATCCATACCTGAGCTGGACGGAATGCTCGTCGTTACCACCCCGCAGGGGGTCTCTGCCATGGTATGCTCGCGGGCTATAAGTGCCGCAAAGGAGCTCGACATACCTCTCTTAGGTCTCGTGGAAAATATGAGTTCGCTCAAGTGCTCCGCCTGCGGAGAAAAGATGTATCCCTTCGGAAAAGGCGAGGGCGAAAAGTTGGCTCGTTTAATGAATATTCCCTTCCTGGGCGATATACCCATCGAGCTCGATATGGGTCAGTGCGTTGACGACGGCGTTCCTCTTGTGGACAAGAAACCCGATTCCGCTTTTGCCCGGACCTTAGACGATATAGCATCAAAATTAACGGCATCCCTCAAAAAGAAGTGA
- a CDS encoding DUF362 domain-containing protein gives MSVVHSVGAREQYSSSNLIKRLREALKRSELGDMFSSGDLIAVKFEVGERENLNHIRPLLVKAVVDAVYSFGGHLLLVDTLSMNSKASEVGSRWLEAAALHGFDVTSLGKSPMLADGYTGEEDLLIPVEGEELGGVEVARAVAESQALVVISHVTAHPFAGLSGALVSCGVGCSSLRGKERIHAPLHPIFIEDSCDGCGQCAIHCPHGVVQVKEGRPRLEEKICRGCAYYCTASCPTGAVVVDRDSARRFQKRTVDAALAVDIALQGKVFYVNILMDVSPYPDCYPISDVPFISDQGILMSFDPVALDFASIQLIDEAFGIRGSIAEECEALSPSEEKLFKITGMKPQDMLLYAEKMGLGSADFETCWM, from the coding sequence ATGTCAGTCGTGCATTCTGTGGGCGCAAGGGAGCAATACAGCTCCTCGAACTTGATAAAGCGCTTAAGGGAGGCTTTAAAACGAAGCGAACTGGGGGACATGTTTTCTTCGGGCGATCTGATTGCCGTCAAATTCGAGGTAGGAGAGAGGGAAAACCTTAATCACATAAGGCCATTGCTAGTCAAGGCAGTTGTCGACGCGGTCTACTCTTTTGGGGGGCATCTGCTGCTGGTAGATACCCTGAGCATGAACTCGAAGGCCTCGGAGGTGGGCAGCAGGTGGCTTGAAGCGGCAGCGCTGCACGGTTTTGACGTGACGAGCCTGGGTAAAAGTCCCATGTTGGCTGACGGATATACGGGAGAAGAAGATCTGTTGATCCCCGTCGAAGGCGAAGAACTGGGCGGCGTAGAAGTTGCAAGGGCCGTAGCCGAGTCTCAAGCTCTCGTTGTCATATCTCACGTTACGGCCCACCCCTTTGCCGGCTTGTCGGGGGCGCTGGTTTCCTGTGGTGTCGGTTGTTCGTCTTTGAGGGGAAAGGAGAGGATCCATGCTCCCTTGCACCCTATTTTTATCGAAGATAGTTGCGACGGATGCGGCCAATGTGCGATACACTGCCCGCACGGTGTGGTACAGGTGAAGGAGGGTCGGCCTCGACTCGAAGAAAAAATCTGCAGAGGTTGCGCTTATTACTGCACGGCCTCCTGCCCGACGGGTGCAGTGGTTGTTGACAGAGATTCAGCCCGACGTTTTCAAAAGCGAACAGTCGATGCGGCCTTGGCCGTCGATATCGCCCTCCAGGGAAAGGTCTTTTACGTAAATATTTTAATGGACGTATCTCCCTATCCTGACTGTTACCCCATTTCGGACGTTCCCTTCATCTCGGATCAAGGCATTTTAATGTCCTTCGATCCCGTTGCTTTAGATTTCGCCTCTATCCAATTGATAGACGAGGCCTTTGGCATAAGGGGCTCAATCGCCGAAGAGTGTGAGGCATTAAGCCCTTCGGAGGAGAAGCTTTTTAAGATAACGGGGATGAAGCCTCAAGACATGCTTTTATATGCGGAAAAAATGGGGCTTGGGAGCGCCGACTTTGAAACCTGTTGGATGTGA
- a CDS encoding DUF362 domain-containing protein → MAKQKVWFADANAANWVESLVPKAKDLFYKAKLNECIEKGDSVAIKIHFGEWNRTRCLRPELVAAIVEEVKACGGRPFVCDTTTLTYHPYSSRFIGNLALETAARHGFTEASMGCPVVVADGFSGDDDVRVEVPTGVLLKEAYVAAAIAHADAMINLAHAKGHPVASFGGCIKNIGIGGQSKRGKYHEHLAHWGSPEDFLGWPARYPEKCLGLDCPFHKLCEDSCPRGAYHIDEKGHHFDAEKCWLCYSCQITCMFTGHECMVFTPDYFPYAQIAMADAAKGVMLTFEEGKVGHMAYCIDVDPNCDCIPWATLPVVPDIGVFASKDPVAIDAAILDMIDAAPAYPGGANKALEGVEGGYKQGQDKFAITQGTSPRYQITAGVKNGLGNMEYEILTYTPPYNEEHIAKWQIRPTPTTLIQREMWKKRDFVLEAAPYKRVPFEEKPSHEEFKPGDRKKYLKKLPVKEWADAVGKD, encoded by the coding sequence ATGGCAAAACAAAAGGTGTGGTTTGCCGACGCCAACGCAGCAAATTGGGTAGAATCCCTTGTTCCGAAGGCCAAAGATCTCTTCTACAAAGCCAAGCTAAACGAATGCATCGAAAAAGGAGACAGTGTAGCCATAAAGATACACTTCGGCGAATGGAACAGGACAAGGTGCTTGCGTCCCGAACTGGTTGCCGCAATAGTCGAGGAAGTCAAGGCCTGCGGAGGAAGACCTTTCGTTTGCGACACTACTACGCTTACCTATCATCCCTACAGCTCCAGGTTTATCGGAAACCTCGCGCTTGAGACCGCCGCCAGACACGGATTTACCGAGGCCTCCATGGGCTGTCCCGTCGTGGTGGCAGACGGCTTTTCAGGAGACGACGACGTGAGGGTGGAGGTCCCGACGGGCGTCCTGCTCAAAGAGGCGTACGTCGCTGCGGCCATAGCTCATGCTGACGCCATGATAAACCTGGCCCACGCAAAGGGGCACCCCGTTGCTTCTTTCGGCGGATGCATCAAGAACATTGGCATAGGCGGTCAGTCCAAACGGGGCAAGTATCATGAACATCTAGCCCACTGGGGAAGCCCCGAGGACTTCCTGGGATGGCCCGCAAGGTATCCCGAGAAATGCCTTGGTCTGGATTGCCCCTTCCACAAGCTATGCGAGGACTCCTGCCCAAGAGGAGCATATCACATCGACGAAAAGGGACATCACTTCGACGCAGAAAAGTGCTGGCTTTGCTACTCCTGTCAAATAACGTGCATGTTCACGGGGCATGAGTGCATGGTCTTCACTCCCGATTACTTCCCCTATGCGCAGATAGCCATGGCAGATGCGGCCAAAGGCGTCATGCTCACCTTCGAGGAGGGCAAGGTCGGACATATGGCCTACTGCATAGACGTGGATCCCAACTGCGACTGCATCCCCTGGGCTACGCTTCCCGTGGTGCCAGACATTGGCGTGTTCGCCTCCAAAGACCCCGTTGCCATCGATGCCGCCATACTTGACATGATTGATGCCGCTCCGGCCTATCCAGGCGGTGCCAACAAAGCCTTGGAAGGCGTGGAGGGCGGCTACAAGCAGGGGCAGGACAAGTTTGCAATAACCCAGGGCACCTCTCCAAGGTACCAGATTACGGCAGGCGTTAAAAACGGATTGGGGAATATGGAATATGAGATACTAACCTATACGCCTCCTTATAACGAAGAGCACATTGCAAAGTGGCAGATCAGGCCGACGCCTACGACCCTCATCCAGAGAGAGATGTGGAAGAAGCGCGATTTCGTCCTCGAGGCTGCGCCCTATAAGAGGGTTCCCTTCGAGGAAAAGCCGAGCCACGAAGAATTCAAGCCGGGCGACAGAAAGAAGTATTTAAAGAAACTGCCCGTCAAGGAATGGGCTGACGCCGTAGGAAAGGACTAA
- a CDS encoding potassium channel family protein — translation MKITKSAWIWLFTLLFVLGFGIGGFCILLDLSFVEAFYYTIITLATVGYNAPPNLSMEGMLFIAILVILGISAAGYAVSQVTRYFLVERILTALGKRRDIRVDRLEKHWIICGLGRMGEEVFEHLRHYDIPCMALEMSEQKVAWAREKGWIVLQGDARDEDTLESAGVRRAEGLIVTLSDASDNVYVIITARSLNPNLRTIARASDSQSVRILYRAGAEKVINPIIAGAAAIARASIKPTVANFLELVNISRDLDIDFDSVHIMPGSPLLGKSLAESPLRSEYNAMVIAVKRDSGEYIYNPTSSLVIEQGDELIVFADGKRMANLRKVAAGLKE, via the coding sequence ATGAAAATAACTAAGTCAGCGTGGATTTGGCTGTTTACCCTTCTTTTCGTTCTGGGCTTTGGGATCGGCGGGTTTTGTATATTATTAGACCTCTCCTTCGTAGAGGCCTTTTACTACACAATCATTACTCTGGCCACGGTCGGATACAATGCGCCGCCCAACCTCTCCATGGAAGGGATGCTTTTCATTGCCATTCTCGTAATTTTGGGCATCAGCGCAGCAGGCTATGCCGTCAGCCAGGTTACGCGCTATTTTCTCGTCGAAAGAATTCTGACAGCGCTGGGCAAAAGGAGGGACATCAGGGTGGACAGGCTGGAAAAACACTGGATAATCTGCGGGCTGGGCAGGATGGGAGAAGAGGTCTTTGAACACCTGAGACATTACGATATTCCCTGTATGGCACTGGAAATGTCGGAACAAAAGGTCGCCTGGGCACGCGAAAAGGGGTGGATAGTCCTTCAAGGGGACGCCCGAGACGAAGATACTTTGGAGAGCGCAGGCGTGAGAAGGGCAGAGGGCCTTATCGTCACCCTGTCAGACGCCTCGGACAACGTCTACGTAATCATAACCGCCCGCTCCTTAAACCCCAATTTGAGGACTATCGCAAGGGCGAGCGACTCTCAGTCCGTCCGCATACTCTACAGGGCAGGTGCTGAAAAGGTAATAAACCCCATCATAGCTGGAGCAGCGGCCATCGCCAGGGCCTCCATAAAACCGACGGTAGCAAACTTTTTGGAGCTGGTGAATATATCCAGGGACCTGGACATCGACTTCGATTCCGTTCACATCATGCCGGGAAGCCCCCTCCTAGGCAAAAGCCTGGCGGAATCTCCCCTTAGGTCCGAATACAACGCCATGGTAATCGCCGTAAAAAGAGATTCCGGAGAGTACATCTATAACCCCACGAGTTCACTGGTGATCGAGCAGGGAGACGAGCTCATCGTCTTCGCCGACGGAAAGCGCATGGCAAATTTAAGAAAAGTGGCCGCCGGCCTTAAGGAATAA
- a CDS encoding secretin N-terminal domain-containing protein, with protein sequence MGRNENGIRDGCAMRKTKEVGFMLVVVFLCFALCSFTGGKALAQTGSTSPVQIPPDAPLFGGVMIHQVGSNLLLVEVKGTKLPLPQLLFNNPGEMVFFFENAYIPAQKWSRSYSFPLLSGIEVQNVEGSLEMRLFTTEPLETKEIKGTEPAPLYKIHIVKQGVKAPEEPPKKVDETPPLSLKTGPKDPMSLSTPVTLELRDTELKDVLRMLAKFMGINIIIDPSVPPATMTLSVKDAPLREVLAYVMRMNNLKYAMMGNTILFGTPENLGRSLGMEQTKSFKIAYADPKQVPAILQSLVGITNVAVDERLRTVYVTGRPDNLRDVEQLLQRIDHPGRQVMLQARLIEVRDTGRKELESIVDAVYKHWWFSYGAGGGAIGYVHASEPDKFDPDDDRPTSPLDVDLVDITDGTLRLLDVGIRNLVESNKADILASPSVVTVDGQKASIALTTNIKYISERDDAGNPVYSEERVGPKLDFTPIVGRDDTVTINVAISTGEVVEWRPGGMGEEVPVTSSREVTTMVRVRNGEPFVIGGLFDRRKTDTVSKIPVLADIPLLGEIFKTRTKRDEESEVVTVVVPYILDVPDTSIEVGELGALSTNFGK encoded by the coding sequence ATGGGCAGGAACGAAAATGGAATTAGGGATGGATGTGCTATGAGAAAGACTAAAGAGGTTGGCTTTATGCTCGTCGTGGTGTTTTTATGTTTCGCCCTCTGCTCTTTTACGGGCGGGAAGGCGCTGGCGCAAACGGGCAGTACGTCGCCAGTCCAGATACCACCGGATGCTCCTTTATTCGGTGGGGTCATGATACATCAGGTGGGTTCAAATCTCTTGCTAGTGGAGGTGAAGGGGACGAAATTGCCGCTCCCTCAGCTTTTGTTCAACAATCCGGGGGAAATGGTCTTCTTTTTCGAGAATGCCTATATCCCTGCACAGAAGTGGTCCAGAAGCTACAGCTTTCCCCTTTTGAGCGGCATAGAAGTACAAAACGTCGAAGGCAGCCTCGAAATGCGTCTTTTTACCACAGAGCCTCTTGAAACAAAGGAGATAAAGGGAACTGAGCCTGCCCCCCTTTACAAGATACATATTGTAAAGCAAGGCGTCAAAGCCCCTGAGGAGCCGCCGAAGAAAGTCGATGAAACACCCCCTCTCTCGCTTAAAACGGGGCCCAAGGATCCCATGTCCCTCTCCACCCCTGTGACCCTCGAACTTAGGGACACCGAGCTCAAAGACGTCTTGAGGATGCTCGCCAAGTTCATGGGCATAAACATCATAATAGACCCTTCAGTGCCGCCTGCTACGATGACTTTAAGCGTAAAGGATGCCCCCTTGAGAGAAGTTTTGGCCTATGTAATGCGTATGAACAACTTGAAATACGCCATGATGGGAAATACTATTTTGTTTGGGACCCCAGAAAACCTGGGCAGATCGCTGGGGATGGAGCAGACGAAGTCCTTCAAGATAGCTTATGCCGACCCTAAGCAGGTGCCCGCTATCCTCCAGAGCCTTGTCGGGATAACCAACGTAGCTGTGGACGAGAGGCTTCGGACGGTATACGTGACGGGAAGGCCCGACAATTTGAGGGACGTTGAACAACTGCTTCAAAGGATCGACCATCCCGGACGTCAGGTCATGCTTCAGGCGCGCCTCATAGAGGTCAGGGACACCGGCAGGAAGGAACTGGAGAGCATCGTAGATGCCGTTTACAAACACTGGTGGTTTTCCTACGGAGCAGGCGGCGGCGCCATAGGCTATGTTCATGCGAGCGAACCCGACAAGTTCGATCCCGACGACGACAGGCCAACCTCGCCTCTTGACGTGGACCTCGTTGACATAACCGACGGCACGCTCAGGCTTTTGGATGTCGGAATAAGGAATCTGGTCGAATCCAACAAGGCAGATATACTTGCAAGCCCTTCCGTCGTAACTGTCGACGGGCAGAAGGCATCCATCGCCTTGACCACGAACATCAAATACATTTCCGAACGCGACGATGCCGGGAATCCCGTTTATAGCGAGGAGCGAGTCGGCCCTAAGCTCGATTTTACTCCTATTGTAGGCAGGGACGACACGGTTACCATAAACGTTGCCATCTCGACGGGCGAAGTGGTGGAGTGGCGGCCGGGAGGCATGGGAGAGGAAGTCCCCGTCACCAGCTCCCGTGAAGTGACCACCATGGTGAGGGTAAGAAACGGAGAGCCCTTCGTCATAGGAGGCTTGTTTGACAGGAGAAAGACCGATACCGTTTCCAAAATTCCGGTACTGGCCGACATTCCTTTGTTGGGGGAGATATTCAAGACTCGCACGAAGAGGGACGAAGAATCGGAAGTCGTAACCGTGGTGGTTCCCTATATATTGGATGTTCCTGATACATCCATAGAGGTGGGCGAATTGGGGGCATTGAGCACGAACTTCGGCAAATAG
- a CDS encoding PilN domain-containing protein: protein MTVKVDLRPQGLKLAERKKVDLPRVVALALLSVFVVTSSFTVAYGLFILRDLESQRQLLQESVDRLASENKGLDGYIAENKKRLDQYEKALSMLKQELPSIEFLFATIVSLSDDVWLSQVRQVPGRADVEGYAFAENDVAAFALKLLNSSVVNAISPLVTTKETKRTKGEQESSLVKFSFSCELKDFMSTHDVVEGVEKDEIKR, encoded by the coding sequence ATGACAGTTAAAGTGGACCTTAGGCCTCAAGGCTTAAAATTGGCGGAACGAAAAAAAGTCGATCTGCCGAGGGTCGTGGCATTGGCACTTCTTTCGGTTTTTGTCGTTACGTCCTCCTTTACGGTAGCATACGGCCTCTTCATTTTGAGGGATCTTGAATCCCAGAGGCAGCTTCTTCAGGAAAGCGTTGATAGGCTCGCCAGCGAAAACAAAGGACTTGATGGCTATATAGCAGAAAATAAGAAAAGACTTGATCAATACGAAAAGGCACTGTCAATGCTTAAGCAGGAGCTTCCATCTATAGAGTTTCTTTTTGCAACCATAGTCTCCCTGTCCGACGATGTATGGCTTTCTCAGGTAAGGCAAGTACCCGGCAGGGCTGACGTAGAGGGTTATGCCTTTGCGGAAAACGATGTGGCCGCCTTTGCATTGAAACTCCTCAATTCAAGCGTGGTTAATGCTATCAGCCCTCTCGTTACGACCAAGGAAACGAAAAGGACAAAGGGCGAACAAGAAAGCTCTTTGGTGAAATTCAGCTTTTCCTGCGAACTTAAAGATTTTATGAGCACCCATGATGTCGTTGAAGGAGTCGAAAAAGATGAGATTAAACGCTAA
- a CDS encoding pilus assembly protein, translating to MFKKFSLKYSTPIVALFLFCGLTFVMSPLLYAETEPVEGEKLQIQTPILCSISKAFPESFDQCYHSTPFFNGTLLVISPDNPGGDVVIYTASFEPTKEGQWKGHLYKYILSSGIMPASPEWDAGMKLDSQPYSDRDVFTANWKDRNWRINFNSSINNSSTLAQMLEPNVNYLPFEQVPKFIRWVLGSDEWHETNENERYKLGDIYHSGLVKVCAPKGGYIDTKYNEFKKKNAKREKLIYVQANDGMLHAFNCSTGQEKWAFIPPNVLAEGRIVGMKQDLSGKEPKWEEGDTSHSRYLLDGPLVAEDVLFSDGRYHTIILGLLGYAGAGLYVLDVTDPNEPQFMWAVENAIYTRAGDSLLPNQGRYVSYWVRNGNAVSRMDQMHNEITDNSDLNYKDMRFTKSTPAIGYVSTQKGSQTDTWVAIMGNGSMMKSGDDSSLLAGVYVINIENGRLLKVFSIPSAQEIATPVAMLCKAYTRLAKYFYVGGNNGVIYEGDLRAKTPGQWTIKNVFDIKSSSGSFYTLDVAYINRDKWLFALTGDDEDLIGDEATTNYMIAANISKGSSSIDDLTELSSETANADSRGWYIRLDANEYPATSTTYYKGHIFFSTYLKPERPCDLGKSRIYILNAVTGKGAWTGNKKFIELEGVRMTGMVMSEDYVYAGVIKFPQLEVFIPDDLKVEEESASIHKGLLIFDVPLEVTNWESLYPEGVMVPSYWRSWKQ from the coding sequence ATGTTTAAAAAGTTTTCTTTGAAATATTCAACTCCTATTGTAGCCCTTTTTCTTTTTTGTGGATTGACATTTGTTATGTCCCCTTTACTTTATGCAGAGACGGAACCTGTAGAAGGGGAAAAGTTGCAAATACAAACACCTATTCTATGCAGTATAAGTAAAGCATTTCCAGAAAGTTTTGATCAATGTTATCATAGCACACCATTTTTTAATGGAACCCTTCTTGTAATCTCGCCTGACAATCCCGGTGGAGATGTTGTTATTTATACTGCCAGCTTTGAGCCGACGAAGGAAGGGCAATGGAAAGGTCATTTGTATAAATATATATTGTCTTCAGGGATCATGCCTGCGTCTCCTGAGTGGGATGCAGGCATGAAACTTGATAGTCAACCTTATAGCGACCGAGATGTCTTTACTGCCAATTGGAAGGATCGAAATTGGAGAATAAATTTTAATAGTAGTATCAATAACTCTTCAACTCTGGCTCAGATGCTTGAGCCCAACGTTAATTATCTTCCTTTTGAACAGGTGCCCAAATTCATAAGATGGGTACTGGGCAGTGATGAATGGCATGAAACTAACGAAAATGAAAGATACAAGCTGGGTGATATATATCACAGTGGCTTAGTGAAAGTTTGCGCTCCAAAAGGTGGGTATATTGATACAAAATACAACGAGTTTAAGAAAAAAAATGCAAAGAGGGAAAAGTTGATATATGTTCAAGCTAACGATGGAATGCTTCATGCATTTAACTGCAGTACTGGGCAGGAGAAGTGGGCTTTTATCCCTCCAAACGTGCTTGCCGAAGGGAGAATTGTAGGAATGAAGCAGGACCTATCTGGTAAAGAACCGAAGTGGGAGGAGGGTGACACATCTCATTCGCGTTACTTGCTAGATGGCCCGTTAGTGGCGGAAGACGTGTTGTTTAGTGATGGCAGATATCACACCATTATATTGGGCCTGCTTGGTTATGCTGGAGCTGGTCTTTATGTCCTGGACGTAACCGACCCAAACGAGCCGCAATTTATGTGGGCAGTTGAAAATGCCATATACACTCGTGCCGGAGATAGTTTGCTTCCAAATCAGGGCCGGTATGTTTCCTATTGGGTTAGGAATGGAAATGCCGTTTCTCGTATGGACCAAATGCACAATGAAATAACAGACAACAGCGACTTAAATTATAAAGATATGCGCTTTACAAAAAGCACACCTGCTATAGGTTATGTATCGACCCAAAAGGGATCACAGACGGATACGTGGGTCGCAATCATGGGGAACGGATCTATGATGAAAAGTGGCGACGATTCCTCGTTATTAGCTGGAGTTTATGTCATTAACATCGAAAATGGCAGGCTGCTTAAGGTCTTTAGCATTCCTTCTGCACAAGAAATTGCAACTCCTGTAGCGATGCTTTGCAAGGCCTATACGCGTTTGGCTAAATATTTTTATGTTGGAGGAAATAACGGAGTCATATACGAAGGCGATCTAAGGGCCAAGACACCTGGGCAATGGACCATTAAAAATGTCTTTGATATAAAAAGCTCATCTGGATCCTTTTATACGTTAGATGTTGCGTATATTAATCGTGATAAGTGGCTTTTTGCCCTCACAGGAGATGATGAAGATTTGATAGGAGACGAGGCCACCACAAATTATATGATAGCTGCAAATATCTCTAAAGGCTCAAGTAGCATTGATGACCTCACGGAATTATCTTCTGAAACTGCGAACGCAGATAGTAGAGGATGGTACATAAGGCTTGATGCGAATGAATATCCCGCGACTTCCACTACGTATTATAAAGGTCATATCTTCTTTTCCACTTACTTAAAACCAGAAAGGCCATGCGATCTTGGTAAAAGTCGCATTTACATTTTAAATGCCGTAACGGGTAAAGGCGCATGGACGGGTAATAAAAAATTTATAGAGCTGGAAGGTGTAAGGATGACGGGAATGGTCATGTCGGAAGATTACGTTTATGCAGGCGTTATAAAATTTCCACAACTAGAGGTCTTTATCCCAGATGACCTAAAAGTCGAAGAAGAATCGGCCAGTATCCATAAAGGTTTATTGATTTTTGATGTGCCCCTTGAAGTGACTAACTGGGAATCGCTATACCCGGAAGGCGTTATGGTTCCTTCCTATTGGAGAAGTTGGAAGCAATGA
- a CDS encoding PilW family protein, which yields MSVRAIPRVKRLQAFTLIELLVAMIILAVVGIAAVGLFFSFSRHFEQSADLTIARQRGEMVLTRLELPFLHAGLSMPNDPGVFEDVFVVRSNPGVDLLAALRSDTRGWDRPIFLPDSVKIAGTDYYKKIGIVYSLGSGVGVLAEGDAEAGQEVVLDLSSPCPGDQLKPANFSLSVMTDYWVSFSGCQTPFIVKNISADRKRLTVVASKIDLIPQFSELQYVRAMSAYVNNPGGSSPSFYVRDVTRSPAQPIVEGVSQALFSFDEQNSLLTVHLLLRGNRRFFEKITLGDVSGWPLDEIVTDEDRHYRLIAMTASWRVRN from the coding sequence GTGTCAGTGCGTGCCATACCTCGGGTTAAACGACTTCAAGCTTTTACGCTAATTGAACTTCTCGTTGCGATGATCATCCTTGCCGTGGTTGGCATCGCCGCCGTGGGGCTATTCTTTTCCTTTTCGAGGCACTTTGAGCAGTCGGCTGATCTCACAATAGCCCGTCAGCGGGGGGAGATGGTATTAACCCGTCTTGAACTTCCTTTTCTTCATGCAGGTTTATCTATGCCAAATGATCCAGGTGTTTTTGAAGATGTCTTTGTAGTTCGTTCAAATCCAGGAGTCGACCTTCTTGCGGCGTTACGTAGTGATACAAGGGGCTGGGATAGGCCGATCTTTCTTCCAGATAGCGTAAAGATTGCCGGAACGGATTATTACAAAAAGATAGGTATCGTCTACAGCTTGGGCTCAGGTGTAGGTGTATTGGCCGAAGGGGACGCAGAAGCAGGCCAGGAAGTCGTGCTTGATCTATCGTCTCCGTGCCCCGGTGACCAGTTGAAGCCAGCGAACTTTTCTTTGTCGGTAATGACCGACTATTGGGTATCCTTTTCGGGATGCCAGACGCCATTTATCGTAAAAAATATAAGTGCCGATCGAAAAAGGCTCACCGTAGTCGCCTCTAAAATAGATCTCATACCCCAATTTTCCGAGCTTCAGTACGTAAGGGCCATGTCCGCCTACGTTAATAACCCGGGCGGTTCTTCTCCTTCCTTTTACGTCAGAGACGTCACACGAAGCCCTGCCCAGCCAATAGTCGAAGGCGTATCTCAAGCACTTTTTTCCTTCGATGAGCAAAACAGCCTTTTGACTGTTCATCTACTCCTCAGAGGAAACCGCAGGTTTTTCGAAAAAATCACTCTGGGTGACGTCTCCGGTTGGCCGCTTGATGAGATCGTTACCGACGAAGACAGACACTACAGGCTCATTGCCATGACGGCCTCGTGGCGGGTGAGAAACTGA